In Microbacterium enclense, the DNA window GCGGGGTGAACATGAGGGCGCTGGCCAGCGGCCGGCCGGCACCCCAGACGGTGCCGGAGCGGACCGCCTCGACGCGCTCGGGAGCCGTCTCCTCGAGGGCCTCGATCAGCGCGGCATAGGCGCGCGGGTCGTCGATGACGTCGGCGAGCATCGCTTCGAGGCCCGGCAGGGGCGGGCGCGGGGGCGCGGGCGGGACAGTGACGCGCCACTCGTGCGCGCCCGAGCCGACCTCCGCCGGGGCGGTGCCCTCGACGAGAACCCCGGGGAGCACGACCTCCGCGGTCGTGTTCGGCGGAACGGTCGCGCGGATCCGTACGACGTCGGTGCCGGGCTCGCGCTCCCACGACACCTCGGCGAGGCCGTAGGGCGTGCGGTGCCGGGCCGAGGCGCGCTCGAGGGCGGCGAGCGGCCGCGGAGCGATGCGCAGGCGGCGATAGCCCGGCACGGCCGGAGCGAGCCCCGCGACCGTGCGGTGCAGCCAGTCGGCCACCGCCCCCAGCGCGTAGTGGTTGAACGAGGTCATCTCGCCGGGGTTCACCGAGCCGTCGGGGAGCAGGCTGTCCCAGCGCTCCCAGACCGTCGTCGCCCCCTGCGTCACCGGGTACAGCCACGAGGGGCACTGCGTCTGCAGCAGGAGGCGCTCGGCTGCGTCGTGGTGTCCGCCGTCGCTCAGGGCGTCGGCGATGATCGGGGTGCCGACGAAGCCGGTCGAGATGCGGTACCCGCTCTCGCGCACGAGAGCCGCGAGCCGGTCGGCGAGGGCCGCGCGGGTCTCGGTGTCGCGGACGAGCTCGAACGCGAGGGCGAGGGCGTACGCGGTCGGGGCGTCGCTCATCATCCGTCCGGCGGGAGTGACGTACTCGGCGACGAACGCGGCGCGACTGCGCTCCGCGAGTTCGGCATAGGTGGTCGCGTCGTCGTCGTACCCGAGCAGGGCGGCGGCCTCCGAGACCTGGCGCAGCGACCGCGCGAAGTACGCCGTCGCGACGATGTCGCCATCGACCTTGGCCTTGCCGGGCTGGTCGGGCGGCGCGCTCGGGTCGAGCCAGTCGCCGAGCTGCATCCGGCCGGCCCAGAGTCCGGACTCCCCGGCATCCGCCCGTACCGCGTCGGCCCACGCGCGCATGCTCGGGTACTGGGCGGCGAGCACTTCGCGGTCGCCGAACCGCTCGTGCAGCACGGTGGGCGTCACGGTCGCCGCGTCTCCCCATGCCGCGACCGGGCCGCCCCCGGCGAACGAGGGCAGGGCGGCGGGGATCACGAGGGGGACGATGCCGCCGACGCGCTCCTGCTCGAGAGCGAGATCGCGCAGCCACGAGGTGAGGAACCCGTCACAGTCGTAGAGGAACGACGCGGTGGGGGCGAACACCTGCAGGTCGCCGGTCCACCCCAGCCGCTCGTCGCGCTGCGGGCAGTCGGTCGGCAGCGCGAGGAAGTTGCCGCGCATGCCCCACACGACGTTCTCGTGCAGCCGGTCCAGCATCTCGTGCGACGACGAGAACCACCCGGTGCGCTCCATGTCGCTGTGCAGGACGACCGCCTCGACCCCCGCGTCGTCCACGTCGATCCCGGTCACCTGGGCGTAGCGGAAGCCGTAGAACGAGAAGCGGCTCTCGAGAACGTCGTCGCCTCCGGACAGGACGAAGGATGCCGTGGCTGTGGCGTTGCGCAACGGGCGGAGGGCGAGCTCGTCCTCGTCGAGCACCTCGGCGTGGCGGATCGTCACGATCGTGCCCGCGGCTCCGCTCACCCGCAGGCGCAGCCTCCCGACGAGGTTCTGACCGAAGTCGAGGACCTCTCCGCCGGACGGCGTCGCGAGACGCGCCCTCACGGGGAGGCTCTCATGCCGACGCACCGGTTCGGCGATCCGTGCCTCGGGTACGGGCACGTTCTCGTAACCGGGGCGGGCGACGACGCCCACCCGCGCGGGCGCCCACCCTCGCTCGTCGCCGGAGGCCACGGCATCCGGGGTCGACCAGGGCGCGCGGAGGCGGAGATCCTGATGCTCGCCGGCGTAGATGCCGCTCGTGACGATCTCGGTCTCGCCTGACGCGGTCCAGGCCGCGCCGGTGGGGGCGACCGTCTCGACGGTGCCGTCATCGAAGGTGACCCGGAGCTGCGCGAGGAACGCGGGCTGGTCGCCGTAGATCCGGTCGGTGAAGGTGAAGAAGCCGTAGCGCTCGGTGTACCAGGCGCCGGCCAGCGTCGCCCCGACGACGTTGTCGCCCACGACGAGCAGGTCGGTCACGTCGACGCTCTCGTGCACGAGCCGGTCCCGCGTCGCCGTCCAGCCCGGGGCCAGGACGTCGTCGGACACGGCGTGGCCGTTGATCTCGGGCTCGGCGCTGCCGAGGGCGGTCCACAGCAGCACCGCGCGGCGGACGGTCCGATCGAGGTGGAAGGTCTTGCGGACGAGCGCGGGCTGGGCCTCGCGCTCGGGGTCTGCGAGGCCGATCGGCTCGGCGACCCATTCGTCGGGGGCGAGGAAGCCCGCCTCGACGGCGAGAGGATCGCTCCAGTCGGTGGTCACCCCATCGACGCCGCGCACCCGCACGCGCACCTCGCGGCGCTCGCCGGGGGCGAGGGGAACGAACGGCCAGGTGACCAGCGAAGACTCGGCTCCCTCGAGCGTCACCGTGGCCCCGCCGTCGGTGACCTCGGCGCCGGCCTGAACCCAGTCGGGGGTGGTCGTCTCCGTGCGCCACGTCAGGCGCGGGGTCGACGTGGCGACGAACGGCGAGTCGCTGCGCAGCTCGGCTCGCACGGTGGCCACGCGGGTGTCAGCGGTCATGCGTCGTCTCCTTCGGAGATCCAGTGGGTCGCGTCGACCCGGCCGTCGTGGGCGTAGACGCCGATGACGCGCCCCGTGAACGATTCGGTCACCTCGGACGACAGGAAGCGCCCGTCGATCTCGGCCAGGTCGATCCTCTCGCCGTCGACGGTGGCGGCGAGGTGAAGCGCGTGGATGGCGGGGGCGAAGCTCACCGCCGACGACCCGGGACCGCAGTCGATGTGCAGGGTCGTCGTGGGGCTCGACAGCGGGCGGCGCCACTCCTGGACGAGGTCGCCCACGACAGCCCGGGCGACGAGTTCACCCGCGCCGGCTTCGACCTCGACGTGGAAGCGCTCGTCGTACCGGACGGCCAGACCGCCGATCCCCGCCGACACATCGACCTGCACCGAGGTACGTTGCGCGAGCTGTACCTGGCGTCGTCCCACGAAGACCGGGCGCGGATCTCCGAGCGACGAGCCGTCGGCATCCAGACGCAGCCACCCCGGCCGCGAAGCGAGGTCGGCGTGCTCGGTGGGGAGCGCACGCACGGCGATCCACTCCCCGTCGAGGGGCGCGTCGGGCGAGAAGGCGACCTCGACGCGGGCGCCCGGGCGCGGGTTCAGAGGGACGGGCTCGATCGTGGGCCAGCCGTCGGACTGCCAGGCGACGCGCGTGACGAAGGTCTCGCGGCCCAGAGCCGAGAAGGCGCGGGTCATGCCCCGCGGGCGGACGCCCAGGAGCACGCACACCCAGTCGCCGTCGGGGCCGACGACGAGATCGCCATGGCCGGTGTTCTGCACGGGCCGGGTCGTCGACCGCGCCGAGACGAGCGGATTGCCGGGGGCCGCCTCGAAGGGGCCCTCCGGGGAGTCCGCCCGGGCCAGGGAGACGCCGTGCCCGCGCTCGGTCCCTCCCTCGGCGATGAGCAGGTACCAGCGCCCGTCGATCTCGTACAGGTGCGGTGCCTCGGGGAACATGCCGCCGACGCCGGACCACAGCGACCGCGGCTCTTCGAGAGCGCGGTGCGTGTCGAGGTCGACGCGGGCCTGCTGGATGCCGGTGTGCGTGCCCGCGTCCGGACCCCCGAGGATCAGCCCCGAGTACGTGATGTACGCGGTGCCCTCGGCATCCCATGCGATGTCGGGATCGATCCCGTCGAGCGAACGCGCCCCGTCGAGGGTCGTGAGGAGGTCGCCGTCGCTCCACGGACCCGCGGGGTCGGTCGCGGTGAAGTGCAGCATGCCGCGGCCCATCGCGTCGGTGACCACGACGTGGAAGACCCCGTCGCGGTGACGCAGGGTGGGGGCCCATGCCCCTCCCGCCGTCGGCACGTTCTCGACACCGAGCTGCCCCGGACGCGTGGCGACGTGGCCGATGAGCTCCCACTCCACGAAGTCGGTGGAGCGGTGGATCGGGATGCCGGGGAGGTACTCGAACGTCGAGGTCGCCAGGTACCACGCGTCGCCGACGCGGACGGCCGACGGGTCGGGGTGGAAGCCC includes these proteins:
- a CDS encoding family 78 glycoside hydrolase catalytic domain produces the protein MTADTRVATVRAELRSDSPFVATSTPRLTWRTETTTPDWVQAGAEVTDGGATVTLEGAESSLVTWPFVPLAPGERREVRVRVRGVDGVTTDWSDPLAVEAGFLAPDEWVAEPIGLADPEREAQPALVRKTFHLDRTVRRAVLLWTALGSAEPEINGHAVSDDVLAPGWTATRDRLVHESVDVTDLLVVGDNVVGATLAGAWYTERYGFFTFTDRIYGDQPAFLAQLRVTFDDGTVETVAPTGAAWTASGETEIVTSGIYAGEHQDLRLRAPWSTPDAVASGDERGWAPARVGVVARPGYENVPVPEARIAEPVRRHESLPVRARLATPSGGEVLDFGQNLVGRLRLRVSGAAGTIVTIRHAEVLDEDELALRPLRNATATASFVLSGGDDVLESRFSFYGFRYAQVTGIDVDDAGVEAVVLHSDMERTGWFSSSHEMLDRLHENVVWGMRGNFLALPTDCPQRDERLGWTGDLQVFAPTASFLYDCDGFLTSWLRDLALEQERVGGIVPLVIPAALPSFAGGGPVAAWGDAATVTPTVLHERFGDREVLAAQYPSMRAWADAVRADAGESGLWAGRMQLGDWLDPSAPPDQPGKAKVDGDIVATAYFARSLRQVSEAAALLGYDDDATTYAELAERSRAAFVAEYVTPAGRMMSDAPTAYALALAFELVRDTETRAALADRLAALVRESGYRISTGFVGTPIIADALSDGGHHDAAERLLLQTQCPSWLYPVTQGATTVWERWDSLLPDGSVNPGEMTSFNHYALGAVADWLHRTVAGLAPAVPGYRRLRIAPRPLAALERASARHRTPYGLAEVSWEREPGTDVVRIRATVPPNTTAEVVLPGVLVEGTAPAEVGSGAHEWRVTVPPAPPRPPLPGLEAMLADVIDDPRAYAALIEALEETAPERVEAVRSGTVWGAGRPLASALMFTPPHVLERVDRAVRDATA
- a CDS encoding family 43 glycosylhydrolase, whose amino-acid sequence is MTTPAALPNPLIAGFHPDPSAVRVGDAWYLATSTFEYLPGIPIHRSTDFVEWELIGHVATRPGQLGVENVPTAGGAWAPTLRHRDGVFHVVVTDAMGRGMLHFTATDPAGPWSDGDLLTTLDGARSLDGIDPDIAWDAEGTAYITYSGLILGGPDAGTHTGIQQARVDLDTHRALEEPRSLWSGVGGMFPEAPHLYEIDGRWYLLIAEGGTERGHGVSLARADSPEGPFEAAPGNPLVSARSTTRPVQNTGHGDLVVGPDGDWVCVLLGVRPRGMTRAFSALGRETFVTRVAWQSDGWPTIEPVPLNPRPGARVEVAFSPDAPLDGEWIAVRALPTEHADLASRPGWLRLDADGSSLGDPRPVFVGRRQVQLAQRTSVQVDVSAGIGGLAVRYDERFHVEVEAGAGELVARAVVGDLVQEWRRPLSSPTTTLHIDCGPGSSAVSFAPAIHALHLAATVDGERIDLAEIDGRFLSSEVTESFTGRVIGVYAHDGRVDATHWISEGDDA